Proteins encoded in a region of the Lepisosteus oculatus isolate fLepOcu1 chromosome 23, fLepOcu1.hap2, whole genome shotgun sequence genome:
- the pianp gene encoding PILR alpha-associated neural protein has product MERCSVSLPLSCAQIRLAVLCLLVAAATRPVSCDQSLGGTKGGRESGRGGETPPPLLSVTAQATPTPPWAVLWGPTYETEEDPGHVLGPQDPHRHPGVAADGIEEAAEVQTSQHRHRMTGIPATTESQLLLEEREKERKSEGKSEEEEVDPQFYVTVTISSLLILTAAIITAKLCYDRSCSRHTPPLSRGGAPSLSLSLPRSLSPEDSRQTLTCGAGLPRTPSFDRDRIPVVNL; this is encoded by the exons ATGGAGAGATG CTCGGTCTCTCTACCCCTGTCCTGTGCTCAGATCCGATTGGCCGTTCTCTGCCTCCTGGTTGCTGCGGCGACGCGCCCCGTCTCGTGTGACCAGAGTTTGGGAGGTACGAAGGGTGGGAGGGAGAGTGGGAGGGGGGGCGAGACTCCTCCCCCGTTGCTGTCAGTCACCGCCCAGGCCACGCCCACCCCGCCGTGGGCGGTCCTGTGGGGCCCCACCTACGAGACGGAGGAAGACCCGGGCCACGTCCTGGGCCCCCAGGACCCGCACCGCCATCCCGGAGTGGCGGCAGATGGGATAGAGGAAGCGGCGGAGGTCCAGACGTCACAACATCGTCACCGGATGACGGGCATCCCGGCCACTACAGAGTCGCAGCTGCTTCTGGAGGAGAGGGaaaaggagaggaagagcgaagGCAAgagcgaggaggaggaag TTGATCCTCAGTTCTACGTTACCGTAACAATCTCTTCTCTCCTCATCCTCACTGCGGCCATCATCACAGCAAAACTGTG tTATGACCGGAGCTGCTCGCGGCACACCCCTCCTCTGTCCCGCGGCGgggctccctccctctccctctctcttcctcgCTCCCTCTCTCCGGAGGACAGCAGACAGACGCTGACCTGCGGGGCGGGACTACCCCGGACTCCTTCCTTCGACCGGGACCG aATACCCGTTGTCAATCTCTGA